A region of the Kribbella sp. NBC_01245 genome:
CGACGGTGCTTGGGCCATCGACCCCACCGTGGGCGACGTCATCCCGGTCGCGCCCGCGATCGAGTGGGAGGGCAAGCCCTACCGCTACGAGCAGCGCCCGATGGTCCTCCGCCCCGACGCCATCGTGCGCGCCGAAGCGGATCTCGTTGGTCCCCGAACGGAGCTCGTTCGCACGTACGCCGTCGCGAACGGGCTCGACGTCGTCGACATCGACCCGGCCCACGCCACCGTCGGATTCGTTGCCTCGGGCAGCTGTTATGACTCGATGCGCCAGGCCATGACCGATCTCGGCGTCAGCGAAGAAGCACTCGCTCAGGCGGGCATCCGGGTGCTGCGGCTCGGTCTGATGAGCCCTGTTGCCCAAGGCACCATTCACTCGTTCGCCGCGGGACTGGACCGGATCGTCGTGGTCGAGGACAAGACGTCGTTCGTCGAGACCCAGATCCGCGAGATTCTCTACGGTACGCCGGGGGCGCCGCAGATCCTCGGCAAGCGCGACGCCGTCGGCCGTGCCCTGATCCCCGCCGACGGCGAGCTCACCTCGGGCCGCCTGCTCGCCCCGCTGCGGCACGTGCTGGCGGAGCTGGTGGCGATCACGCCGCCTGCCGCGAAACGCATCCCGCTGCCGCTGCTGTCCACCAGCCGATCGGCGTACTTCTGCAGTGGTTGTCCCCATAACCGTTCCACCGCGCTGCCCGAGGGGTCGATGGGCGGTGGTGGTATCGGCTGCCACGCCATGGTCACCATCTCCGATCGCGAGGACAGCGCCGTCACCGGTGTCACCCAGATGGGCGGCGAGGGGGCGCAGTGGATCGGCCAGGCATGGTTCACCGATGCCGGCCACATCTTCCAGAACGTCGGTGACGGCACGTTCTTCCATTCCGGGCAGCTCGCGCTCCAGGCCTGCATCGCCGCCGGCGTGAACATCACCTACAAGGTGCTCTACAACGACGTCGTCGCCATGACCGGCGCCCAGGACGCCGAAGGCGCGCTCAGCGTGCCGCAGCTGACCCACAAGCTGCGCACCGAGGGCGTGAAGAAGATCATCGTCTGCGCGGACGAGCCGGGCCGGCACCGCCGCCGCGACCTTGCGCCCGGCACTCTGCTCTGGGACCGGGACCGCCTCGACGAGGCGCAGCGGATGCTGCGGGAGATCCCTGGCGTGACAGTGCTGATCTACGACCAGCACTGCGCCGCTGATGCCCGACGCCAGCGCAAACGCGGCAGCATGCCTGCCCGTACCCAGCGCGTCGTCATCAACGAGGCGGTCTGTGAGGGCTGCGGCGACTGTGGCGTGAAGAGCAACTGCTTGTCGGTGCAGCCGGTCGAAACCGAATACGGCCGTAAGACCCGTATCGAGCAGACCTCCTGCAACACCGACTTCAGCTGTCTCGACGGCGACTGCCCGTCATTCGTGACCGTTGAGACCGCGCCTCGTCGTACACGCAAAGCTCCTTCCCGCAAGAAGCGTGCGGCCTTCCCGGCGCCGCCGGCGGTTGCGCCGAGCAGTGCGGAGGAGCGGATCACCGGTACCCAGAATGTCTTCATGGCCGGCATCGGCGGCACTGGCATCGTCACGGTGAACCAGGTGCTCGCCACTGCTGCGTTCCGGGCCGGGTATGCCGTCGAGTCGCTCGACCAGACCGGCCTGAGCCAGAAGGCGGGCCCGGTCACCGGTCACCTCCGGTTCGCCGACGGTGACCTCGAGCCGGCCAACCGGCTCACTCCCGGCTCTGCGGACTGCCTCCTCGGCTTCGACCTGCTCACCCTCGCCGAAGACCGGAACCTTGCCTACGGCAACGATGCCTCGA
Encoded here:
- a CDS encoding indolepyruvate ferredoxin oxidoreductase family protein, with amino-acid sequence MTTTIDPAEITVERVAAPPYDLDDRFRPSGPPTLLTGVQAIARLLVEHRALDRRRGMRTASFVSGYQGSPLGGLDKLLADLREVLDENDIRFVPGLNEELAATSVWGSQIDLPRGTGTHEGVTGFWYGKGPGVDRATDALRHANMYGVNPRGGAVLLVGDDPASKSSTVPAVSERSLAALGIPVLFPRNAAEIVTLGLHAIEMSRTTGCVVALKIVADVADGAWAIDPTVGDVIPVAPAIEWEGKPYRYEQRPMVLRPDAIVRAEADLVGPRTELVRTYAVANGLDVVDIDPAHATVGFVASGSCYDSMRQAMTDLGVSEEALAQAGIRVLRLGLMSPVAQGTIHSFAAGLDRIVVVEDKTSFVETQIREILYGTPGAPQILGKRDAVGRALIPADGELTSGRLLAPLRHVLAELVAITPPAAKRIPLPLLSTSRSAYFCSGCPHNRSTALPEGSMGGGGIGCHAMVTISDREDSAVTGVTQMGGEGAQWIGQAWFTDAGHIFQNVGDGTFFHSGQLALQACIAAGVNITYKVLYNDVVAMTGAQDAEGALSVPQLTHKLRTEGVKKIIVCADEPGRHRRRDLAPGTLLWDRDRLDEAQRMLREIPGVTVLIYDQHCAADARRQRKRGSMPARTQRVVINEAVCEGCGDCGVKSNCLSVQPVETEYGRKTRIEQTSCNTDFSCLDGDCPSFVTVETAPRRTRKAPSRKKRAAFPAPPAVAPSSAEERITGTQNVFMAGIGGTGIVTVNQVLATAAFRAGYAVESLDQTGLSQKAGPVTGHLRFADGDLEPANRLTPGSADCLLGFDLLTLAEDRNLAYGNDASTRIVVSTSRTATGAMVYDPAVQHPEEKGLLERVRTAGRDMFDFDALEAGERIFGNTIAANFLLVGAAYQTGALRLPAAAIEEAIEINGTAVAANIAAFRWGRAAVTDPGAFRAAGTTPTRAVERDVPASVAAAGLQGEVLRLVSQRATDLVAYQNLKLANSYVDFVARIAAAEQAVTSETRFTEAVARNLFKLTAYKDEYEVARLLTDQEFLDSTGESFPGGVVSFKLHPPVLRAMGRTKKISFGPRSHGTLRVLARLKPLRGTRADLFGYAHLRKVERDLRDHYRAMVTKLGAELDLASYDRAVELANLPDLVRGYESVKLRNIEVYADALRDLGIDPPSSR